TACAAAATATTACATAGGGTACAAATATCAGCATGTTATACACAATGTAAGATAATGTTGGCCCAATAATGATGGCAAAGGTGACAATCCCAGCCTGTTTATCAGACTCCATGTCTCTGGTATTGTTACTGTGCAAGATGGCTTCTGTATTGAGTGCTAAAGGAATTGCATAAAGtagtggtgaaatggccaagtaacCAACTTGCACAGAATAGGCAAACATCACAGCTAACGGTCCAAAGGTGATCAGAATGATGATATCACCAAGAGCAAAGTATTTAAATCCAATGCCTGTAGGTCCAAAAAGAGACAAGAGTTAGAATACATTTAGTATATCCACATGTATTAAATTGTAATACAATATATGGATTATTAATCTAATTCCATTCATTGAATTAGATGGGACTTTAAGAAAAAAACCTGAGTGAGTCAGGATACTGTTTTAAAAGTAAATGCAAAAGCCTTGTCAGTTGGCTAAGCATCATAGGGAATTAAAATAAAATGCATAAACAGTATTTGCTAAAGAATTGATTTGCATTAACATAGCTGAAACTGGAACAACAGACCTGCAGAAAACCCATTATGCAAAGTGAAACTAAGGAATCCCTTTTTTTCCAAGGTATGACAATAGAGGGATCAAAATTCTTTTATTAATATGGATGACCTCAAACATATGTTAATAGTCAACCAAGACTTATAAAGACTGTCTCTTTttatttttcttgtttttttttcaaattgtggACTGTTTAATACCAGTGATTTGCAAGTAGGTTAGAGTTTTAATTAGTTGTGTTAAATGCTGGCAGTTTATTAAGTATAGAAATCTGTCCTGGGTTTGAAAATCAGGTAAATTGGGGAATCTTTGTAAACATATTTTAAAATCTTCAACTTTTGCGATGACTCTCAGAATGGCAGGGCAGCACACTTGTCCAGTGAATTGTGACACAGACCAAAATCCCACATGTGAAGAACTAAAATTATTTCTGTTTGTTACAGAAGACAGTAACATCAACTCAGCCTGTAGGATGTAATCATAACACAGCAGCTCTCTTGAAACAGTTTTATCAAACTCCGATCTCATGGCTGTTACAAGTTGGAATATAGAGACatagaattttaaaataaaatgcacTTGAAATGCTATAGCAATTCTGCTGGAAATGACAGATTACAGTTTGAAAGAGAGTGTCTCAACCAGCTTGGCCACAACTCCACTGGAACTTCAAGACCAACAGCAGAAAGTATAATTGGTTTTTCTTATGGACTTTAACATTTTTCCCAATTCTAATTTACCTTATGCTGCAAGTTGCTCTCTCTGCTTGGCATGCTAGTGTGCGCATATGCTGTGGGATTTGAGATTGTTTTAATCTAATAACATTCAGCTTTTTATGAAATGAAGTTTTAAAATATTAAAGCAAACTTATTAGTTGCTCACTGAAGAGATCCAGCTGGATTGCTTCTTCATATCTTTACATGGCCAACTTTTATTGAATTGCGAAATCACATCATTTTAgaaattcaaactccaccatatTCTGGAGGAAACAGGAAAACATTTATCCCTCCACACATACTGGTAACACTTTGGCACACAATCACTAGATAGCATTTAACCAAACAAAAATCCTCAAACTGCCTGCCTGTTATTTGATTACATGCAAAATGTCTTAATTGACACTAACACTAAGTACCCCTGCAAAATAAAGATTGGGTCAGATAATGTCTTTACCAGAAGTCCGAAAACATTGTAAACACATTGAGTGTATTCAATTTTAGCAGCTTAGATTATACAGATCTACTATATAAATTGTTCAACagcttttatttattcattcatggaatgtagcCACTGCTGGCaatgtcaacatttattgcccatccttaattgtgtTAATAGTTTGCATCCTTTAACTGTTGGAATGCATATGTAAGATCCATTAACAccaaaggaacagcgatatagtTGCAAATCATGATGGTATGTGATTTGGAAGGAAACTTGTACCTGTTGCTTTCTCTTAGGTCAAAAAGTCACATGTTTGGGTGTTGCTGCTAATAGAGATTTGCTAAGTTACTGCAATGCATCTTTTAAATGGTAAGTATTGCAGTTACTAGACTGGTATGGGGAATAAACATTCTGGACTGATTGCTGACCAGTTGGGTTATTTTGTATTGGATGGTGAGGGTTGTTGGGGCTTCACTCAAAAATACATAGGAGTATTTCCTAATTCATAGCTTGTAGATGATAGACATCAGGAGAAAAGATACTTACCACAGAATTCCAAACCCTTGACCTGCTGACTAGTTAATGGTTATCGCCAAGATGCTAATGGTATGGCAATTAATAGTAGTGTACCATTGAATGCGAGGAGAAACCTTTTATTTCTTGTCCAAAATGATCATTGCTTTGTGACATGAAAACAATGCTTCTGATtggtcagcccaagcctgaatattgtccagatctcaCTGCTTGCAAACACATCTTTAGTATCTGAAGGgttgtaaatggtgctgaatgttgtgcaatctgcagcaaacttctgaccttgtgctggAGAAAGGTCACTGCTGCAGCAAGTGAAATGATTGGACTTAGGATATTGTCCTGAGAAACTCTTACATCGGTGTACACTGTTGTGGGGTTGAGGTAATAGGCCTTTAACCATGCAGTCACCTTTCTTTATTATAGTTTTGACTCCATCCAGTGGAGaattctccccacctccccccgttCCTACTGACTTTGCTGGAAACAGTtgcttggtccaactcatccagatatcccaacccaatctagtcccatctgcaagcacccggcccatatccctccaaacccttcctattcgtatacccatccaaatgccttttaaatgttgcaattgtaccaacctccaccacttcctctggcagctcattccatacactcaccaccctctgtgtgaaaaagttgctccttaggtctcttttatatctttctcctcacaccctcaacctatgccctctcgttctgaactcccccaccccagggaaaagacttttgtctatttatcctatccatgcccctcataattttgtaaacttctataaggtgacTTCTCAGCatccggcgctccagggaaaacagccccagcctgttcagcctctccctatagctcaaatcctccaaccctggcaacccttgtaaatcttttctgaaccctttcaagtttcacaacatctttccgataggaaggagaccagaattgcacgcaatattccaacaatggactaaccaatgtcctgtacaaatgcaacatgacctcccaactcctgcactcaacactctgaccaataaaggaaagcataccaaaacgccttcctcactatcctatttatctgcgactccactttcaaggagctatgaaccagggaagtcatttgggtggaactgagaaataagaaagggatgatcaccttattgggattgtattatagaccccctaatagtcatggggaaattgagaaacaaacttgtaaggagatctcagaatAATAGTAGagtggttatggtcagggattttaactttccaaacataggcaggactgccagagtgttaaaggtttagatagacaggaatttgttaagttgtgtacaagaaaattttctgattcagtatgtggaaaagtgtgagaacataggaggtacagaaGTCAAACAGATATATGCTGGTACAGAGTGAATTTCAGGAACAGTGGAAACGGAGAAAGACAAAAACAACTGAGGTAAAATATAGTCTTAGTAGGAAGAACAAAACAGAAAACAATGGAATGGAAAATCAAGCAGCTTCGTCTCTCTGTAGTTGAATTTTTAACGTCAAAATTCAGGGTGAATTTTTAGTACAACTTTAGCATTATTACAAAACATAAACCATTTGTGCATTAACACTTGTGTAAATATACTCAGTTAGAGCACAACATTCTGACTATTTCATGTAAAGGCTGTACATTTATGGGCTTGGGAATGGTGGTAAAACCCTGCAAATCTGTTGCAAATGCACATTGCAAGTGGTGGGACAGAATACACCTTCACGACCTTCAACTGAAAGTTAGTTTCAAAATTAAGCATTTAAATATTCGAATCTGGGATAAGGATGGACTGATTTAGTATGTGGGAAGAGCTAAAATACATTCTTGATATTTGCTGTTTATACTTgccaatttaaaaataaaggaaTCTTAAGAATACCCTTAGCGGTCATTCATTCAACCTGTCTGGCATATCTCAAATTAAGCTTTCCAAATAGTCCTACTTCTCACAGCTGTATAAATTTTCTCCTTGAGAGTATCTGTCAAATTGTCTTTTGAATGTTACTTTTGAATAACataacagtgggcggcacggtggcacagtggttagcactgctgcctcacagcgcctgagacccgggttcaattcccgcctcaggcgactgactgtgtggagtttgcacgttctccccgtgtctgcgtgggtttcctccgggtgctccggtttcctcccacagtccaaagatgtgcaggccaggtgaattggccatgctaaattgcccgtagtgttaggtaaggggtaaatgtagatgtagatgtaggggtatgggtgggttacgcttcggcggggcggtgtggacttgttgggccgaagggcctgtttccacactgtaagtaatctaatctaatctaatatcccgAGGTCACCTCTGGTTCTTTTACAGTGATCTTAAAACCTGTGTCCGATGGTTACTCATTCTTTTGCCAGAAGATCGGTTTCTCCATTATTTTTTCTCAAAACCATTTTATGATTCAAATAACTTTATTAAATATCTTCTCAACCCCTCTATTCCAAGAGTCCAGCTTCTCCACTACCTCCATAATACCCAAATCCCTCCAACTAGCTAATAACTTCTGTAACAATGATTAAGCCTTGGCAAAGTGTGGTGGTCAAAATGGAACACAACACTCCATAATTAGCCATAGACCAGAATGGGGCCTGGGCATTCTCTGCTCTTTTGAAATGCCATTTCTCCCTCTATCCAGTTTTGATGCTGCCCACCATTACAGCCATTCTCTGGTcaaatctgttcttttctcacaCTTCACATCTTATCACCAGGATTAATACTTCCTCTGATGTCTAACTATTATGTTACAAAGGTTTACTGCTATTCTTTGCTTTACCTTCCCCCCCACACCGCATTATTAATGTCAAGAATCCATGCGCTCTTTTAATAGCCTTCTCAGCTTCACAAGCCAACTTCAAAGATTTATCCTTCTTTTCCTGCATACTATTTAGGTGACTTAACATCTCCGCATTCTTCCTACCAAGATCATAGGTCCATTAATCAAATTTTAATCTGCCAGAGATTTGCGCACATTTTAACAATATTCATTCTCCAGAAGACTGTTGCTATCTTTATTGTTTATGAGATTATGAAGTCTTATTTGGTTGGAAAAACTGATAGGACAATGAGTTTTGATATTATTAATGTTCAAAACAAGGGGGAGTTCTAATACCTTCTACATTCTGCCATTTAGAGTCATTATTCTGTTCTATATTCAAAGATAAAGGAAACCTGATATTTTCACTACTTTCCAGTTCTTGTAAACTTGTTGGTCTGGTGGCCTACAACATTGTCGTAAGCCACTCCTCAATTTTATGAGCAGACTATCCTAAACCCACCTACATCATGCCTTTCTAGAGTGTGAAAGTTTGTTTCATCAATACTGccacctcttttttttctcttatcctGCTTTCCAGAGTACTACTCAGCCAGGAATTTGAAGTTTTCAAGCCTCTCCTCCTTTGAACCAGGTATGTTACTCCCAGTGTATGATGGGACATGAGACAACTTCTCTTagaatttaatatagataaaaTATTTTATTACGTGGAATTCATCTTTTAGTCACAATCATTAATTACAGAAAAAATATGGCAATTCTCAGTTTAACTAAGAGATAGAAATTTGTTATCTTTAAAAGTTAGAAATATTTGAGTCATTCTGCATCTTATTTCCTTCTGCGGCAGTAGGTAACAAAAAAAAACGACAACTAGGGAGGTTGCAAATGGAAACAAAAAGGAGGATGCAACACATTATTACTGTTTctttggaaataaaaataatTCAGCTCTGATGAAAATCATTTCTTTCTCATTGATGCTGATTTGCCCACAGTTGCAGATTTCCATTATTCATGTTTTAAAAAATCAAGTTAATAAATTTGGCTTTGAGTTTGCTTCTTAGAATTCTCGGCATGAACAGAAATCAGTCATAACACACTCAAATGTATTTTTCTTTAACAGCAAGCAGCATAAGTGAGTTAATACAAAtcgatggatagggtaaacaacCAAAGTCTTTTTTCCTAGGGTGGAAGGGATCCAAAATTAGAggaataggtttaaagtgagaggggaaatatttttaaGTACCTGAAagggaactttttcacacaaagggtagtgcATGAATGGAACAAGTTGCCTAAGGAAGTAGTAGagtcaggtacaattacaacatttaaaaggcatctgggtgtgtatatgaatatgaagggtttagagggataggagttaagtgctggcaaattggactaggtcagtttgggatatctagtcaatGCAGATAAGTTGGATGAAAGCATCTGTTTTTGTGCAGTATGACTCTATTACAAAACAGACTccagattagactggtgctggaacagcacagcaggtcaggtagcatctgaggagcaggaaaattgacgtttcgggcaaaagccattcatcaagaatgaaggcagggagcctccggggtggagagttaaatgggagggtggtggggctggggagaaggtagccaagagtacaacaggtggatggaggtggggatgaaggtgataggtcagagaggagggtggagtggataggtgggaaggaagattggcagatcggacaggtcatgaggatgatgctgagctgGAACGTTAGAactgaggtggggggtgggggtgggggtgggggtgggggtgggggaagaaaagaaacaacttgggagtccacattgatgccatggagttgaagtgttccgaggcagaatacgaggcgttcttcctccaggcatcaggctGTGagagagtggcggtggaggaggcgcaagacctgcatgtcctcagcagagtgggagggagttgaaatgttgggccatggggcgatggggttgattggtgtgggtgtcccagagttgttccctaaagctctcagcgagaaggcatccagtctccccaatgtaaaggagaccgcatcaggagcaatggacacaataaatgacattggtggatgtgcaggtgaaactttgatgaatgtggaaggctcctttggggccttggatggaggtgagacggaacgtgtgggcacaggttttacaattcctgcggtgggagagaaaggtgccaggaggggagggtgggctgttggggggcgtggatctgaccaggtTGTCAGggagggaacagtccttgcagaaaggggtggagagggaaatatattcctggtggtggggttcatttggaggtggcagaaatgtcagtggatgatgcagtttatgcagaggttggtagagtggaaggCGAGGACCAAcgcggttctgtccttgttgcggttggaggggtgaggtttgagggtggaggtgcaggacgtGGGTGAGATGCGTTGAagtgcatcttcaaccacgtgggaagggaaattacaatctttaaagaaggaggccttctggtgtgtgctgtggtggaattggtcctcttgggagcagatacggcagaggcggaggaattgggaatacgggatagcatttttgcaggatgtagggtgggaagaggcataatccaggtagctgtgggagttggtgtgtTTGTAAATAAACGTCAGTATTGAGTCAGTTGTcactgatggagatggagaggtccatgaaggagagggaggtgtcagagataatccaggtgaatttaaggtcggggtggaatgtgttgaagttgatgaactgctcaacctcctcgtgggtgcacaaggtggcgccaatgcagttatcaatgtagAGGAGGGAAATAATGCCAAAACAACtacaatattaaaataaagaactgcggatactggaaatctgaaacaaaaacagaaatagccagAGAAACTCAACAAGTGTGGTAGCATTTGGggtgagaaaacagagttaactctTCGAGTCTAGTGACTCTCCTTCACAACTATGAATCACTCCAGCTAAAAGGTCGCAAAACCGAAATAAGAGGCATCCTGCTTATTTCCTCCTTACTCACCTCCAGTGTAAAGAAAAGAGCTGGAAAGGCCCCCGAAGAAGATCAGAGCTAAGTGTTCAAGTTTGAGTTTGCACAGAAAATAGAGGGAACAGGCGCAGAGGCAGCCCAGAGTGTACAGGCAGGCTCCGAACCGCACCACATCCTGTGGCTCTAGGATCCGGTCCACTAAGGTCCGGTCGTCGCTCTTCTTATGATCGATGCCCCGGCTGAAGTCGTAATAAGTGTTCACCAGGTTACCGGCCGCGTGTACGGCCAGCACGGCCAAGGCAGCCAGGAGGGAAATGGTCAGGTCGAGCTGGCCCAGGCTCTTGTAAGCCAGGGCCGTACCCAGGGCAACTGGAGTAAGCGACGCGCTGAAGCTCCAGGGCCGCAGGGCAAGCACGTACGCGGCGCACTTCTGCTTCAGGCTCCTGCCGAAACCCTGTACCGTTTCCTTGTCCGCAGCGGGGATCTGCATCCTCGACTCGGCGTCCGATTCCACCTGCTTAACTTCCCCATTCTCTTTCATTCTCGGGCCCGTCGCCCCCTTTATCCGATAATCACCAGGATGACAACCGCCATCTGCCTGAGCACCCACATCGCACGAATGTCACCACCTCGAGCCACAGCGCCACACATGCGCAGATGCTCCACGGTCCAGGGAGTGGGATGACACCTCGCTCCGTGCGCCCGTAACGGTCTTCCCTCGCGCATACCCGCACGCGCATTGATGACTGCGACTTGCCTTCGCAAACGTCATGGTGACCCGCCCACCGGCACATGCTGGCGCTTCTGATCGGATCACGCAGATGTCAATCACCGGCGCGCAAAGTCTGGAGGTCATTTAGCTTCCTTTCAATATGGCAGCTTATATGGAGTAAAATAGTCAATTTACTTTGAAGTGAAGAATTTATGCTTTATTTATTGTAATACGACAAGAGAGTAAGTATGCACGAACGATTATCCGTTATGATTATTTAAGTGTTGAATTCATGGCGGCTAAATTATAAAAAAATCTTACGGTGCTATTTGCAAGTTTTCTGGTGTGTGTTATGTTCCAGAATTTAAGAAGTTTGATGGATTTTGTTTTCTCGAATTATTTATAATTCATTGTCAGACAGTATCTCTAACTCATGAGCAAAGAAACGCATTTCAGAATAACTCCACCATTTAGGCAGAATGTAGTAACACAAGActggtaacaaaaacagaaattgctggaaaaaccataatagtctggcagcatctatttagagaaatcaaagttaacgtttcaggttgagtaacccttcttcagaattcgacccgaaacgttaacacTGATGTCTGTtcgcagatgttgccagacctgctgagctttttccaaACAAGTTGcgtttttgtttgtcatttacatcatGCGCTGTTCTTTTGGCTTTTAAGAAGCCTGGTGCAGTAGATCATCTGTTTCACATATGATTATAGAAATGAAAAACATTACTATAATCCAATAAAGATAAGGGCCACTTTGAGTGTTCTATTTACACATCAGTGGTGTAAAAATGTGAAAAGGTTTGTTTTACAGGGGTGTATACTAATACTTTTAATTCTCCCAATTTGTTTGTTATTCTAAATCTTTTATATTTTTGGATCATGTTTGCCAGTTGATTTTAACATTTAGTTTCTAATTCAaaatcctatttatctctcacagCTTTGTTTGCCCTTATTTAATGACTGTGCTTAGCCAAATGTAGGTCCCTTTGAAAGAAGCTTTCTGTTTGTTAACCTCACTTACTGTTAAACTATGTGGAAGAAGAAAATCGAGAGATAGTGGCATTCCTGGCAATGTAGGTATTTTGAAATAATGCAATTCTGCTTCAAGATACTCCTTTAGCTTTCTTAATACACCCTTACTTGGCCTAGTGCTGAAAATTAATGGATGATGTTCCTATGAAGTGGCTTGTTGTAATTATATTTGTCACTATTTACAAGTTACTATTTTCTTGACTTTCAATTGTTCTGTTTAATCAGTGTCACCTTttgatggggagaaagtgaggactgcagatatgggagatcagagtcaaaaagtgtggcactggaaaagcacagctagtcaggcagcatgcgaggagcaggagagttaatgtttcaagcagaagctcttcatcaggaatgcgggGGATGGGGGCAAG
The Chiloscyllium punctatum isolate Juve2018m chromosome 16, sChiPun1.3, whole genome shotgun sequence DNA segment above includes these coding regions:
- the ubiad1 gene encoding ubiA prenyltransferase domain-containing protein 1 → MKENGEVKQVESDAESRMQIPAADKETVQGFGRSLKQKCAAYVLALRPWSFSASLTPVALGTALAYKSLGQLDLTISLLAALAVLAVHAAGNLVNTYYDFSRGIDHKKSDDRTLVDRILEPQDVVRFGACLYTLGCLCACSLYFLCKLKLEHLALIFFGGLSSSFLYTGGIGFKYFALGDIIILITFGPLAVMFAYSVQVGYLAISPLLYAIPLALNTEAILHSNNTRDMESDKQAGIVTFAIIIGPTLSYIVYNMLIFVPYVIFCILATRYTISLALPLLTVPLAFSLERQFRSQNYAKIPQMTAKLNLFLGLFYVFAILLAPSGSLPN